DNA from SAR324 cluster bacterium:
AATGCTATCCAAAGAGGCGATACGATAGACCACATCGGCCTGTAAGTTTTCTGGAAGATTTCTGAGAGTAGTGGCTGCTTGGTCTATGTCTGTTAGGTAGGAGATAATCAAGGCTATCGTTTGGGGGTGCTCAGTGCGGATATAATTAGAAATCATGATGGGATCTATGTACCTCAATGCGTCCAGCCCCATGTCTTCGTTCTGGGAACTCATCGCAGCACCCAGTTCCTTGGCCTTGTCTGGTCCCAATGCTTTGCTGAGAGCGTTTTTGATGAAGTCGGGTGAGGACATGAGATCGCCTCCTCCATCACTCATTACCGATTGACGGTAGAATTCCTCCAGCACTTGATCGAGTTCTTCTGAGGAGATGTCATTGAAGCGGGTCATGAAGTAGCCGACCTGCTGGATTTCAGCTTCTTCTAAATTCTGCATCACTGCTGCAGCACCTTCTTCACCCAAAGCAAGCAATAAAATTGCCGCCTTTTTAGGGCCCGTCAGTTTGCCAACTGCCATTCGTTTGTCTCCAACAAGAGATAAAGTTCCTGCTGTTTCAGCAAGGAGTAGAGGGCCGCGACTGAAAAAGCTTGGCAAAACGAATATTAAGTCTTCTCTCTGTTATGAAAGAGTAAACCTACTGCTGAGCAACAAATTTTAATGTATCCCAGCGTTAAGACATGCTTCTCACCTATATTGTGCTAGCAAAATATTTTGTTTTTGATTTCACCTCTGCAAAAATGATTAAAAA
Protein-coding regions in this window:
- the fliG gene encoding flagellar motor switch protein FliG, translating into MAVGKLTGPKKAAILLLALGEEGAAAVMQNLEEAEIQQVGYFMTRFNDISSEELDQVLEEFYRQSVMSDGGGDLMSSPDFIKNALSKALGPDKAKELGAAMSSQNEDMGLDALRYIDPIMISNYIRTEHPQTIALIISYLTDIDQAATTLRNLPENLQADVVYRIASLDSIPPGVVNELNEVLTDEMKQAGSMVTKVGGVEPVAEILNAMDKASETRILSTIEESNPDLAEQIRELMFTFEDLTLIDSKQMQTVLKDVDKADLAMALKTASDAVKELILSSMSTRAAEMLNDDLENMGPVKVADVEGAQQKIIKVVKKLEEEGKLIMAGANDDVV